The Chryseobacterium aureum genome contains a region encoding:
- a CDS encoding YggS family pyridoxal phosphate-dependent enzyme, with the protein MSIKENYQTIKNQLPSYVQLVAVSKTHPASAVQEAYDLGQKVFGENKVQELMEKAPLLPQDIQWHLIGHLQTNKVKYIAPFIDTIQSVDSEKLLAEINKEAEKNNRTIRVLLQVKIAAEDTKFGLEISEAKDLFRQYRDGHFPHVEITGLMGMATFTDDEQQVRNEFLTLKGLFDELNQLQTIHTLSMGMSDDFPVAIECGANSVRVGSAIFGRRDYSK; encoded by the coding sequence ATGAGTATTAAAGAAAACTATCAGACTATAAAAAACCAGCTGCCATCTTATGTTCAGCTGGTTGCTGTTTCAAAAACACATCCGGCTTCTGCGGTTCAGGAGGCTTATGATCTTGGCCAAAAAGTTTTCGGAGAAAATAAGGTTCAGGAGCTGATGGAAAAAGCCCCTCTTCTTCCTCAGGATATCCAATGGCACCTTATCGGCCACTTACAGACCAATAAAGTAAAATACATTGCTCCTTTCATCGATACGATACAAAGTGTGGATTCTGAAAAATTATTGGCAGAAATCAATAAAGAGGCTGAAAAAAACAACCGAACGATTCGAGTGCTTCTGCAGGTAAAAATTGCTGCTGAAGATACTAAATTCGGACTTGAAATTTCTGAAGCGAAAGATCTTTTCCGGCAATATAGGGATGGGCATTTTCCTCATGTAGAAATCACCGGATTAATGGGAATGGCCACCTTCACGGATGATGAACAACAGGTCAGAAATGAATTTTTAACTCTGAAAGGGCTTTTTGACGAATTAAATCAATTACAAACAATACATACCTTATCAATGGGAATGAGTGATGATTTTCCAGTGGCCATTGAGTGC
- a CDS encoding polysaccharide deacetylase family protein — protein sequence MRKIFAGKSKNMTFLGMFALVSASSVLLNSCNFKKEVNDPVVSSQEHPSAEIVPNDMDDESVDPDKRVIYLTFDDGPNQGTENLLKILDKRNVCATAFLVGKHAYGSKKQKDDLLLLKQNPLIELANHSFTHAHNKYTDFYKNADAVVHDFDIAKDSLKLFDKIARTPGRNIWRLNNINVTDIKSSTAAADGLKKAGYKVIGWDLEWRPSQKMTLKGSHEAMIKKVDSIFFNDLEKTSRHLVFLTHDQYLRDADSINELDLFIEKLQKSNKFVFRKISQYPKMNEVLN from the coding sequence ATGAGAAAAATTTTTGCGGGAAAGTCAAAAAATATGACTTTTCTCGGGATGTTTGCATTGGTGAGTGCATCTTCAGTTTTATTAAACAGCTGTAATTTCAAAAAAGAAGTGAATGACCCCGTCGTCAGCTCACAGGAACATCCTTCCGCAGAAATAGTCCCCAATGATATGGACGATGAAAGCGTAGACCCGGATAAAAGAGTGATCTACCTTACCTTCGATGACGGGCCCAACCAGGGAACCGAAAATCTTTTAAAAATTCTGGACAAAAGAAATGTGTGCGCTACCGCTTTTCTGGTGGGTAAACACGCCTATGGAAGCAAAAAACAAAAAGATGATCTTCTGCTTTTGAAGCAAAATCCCCTTATTGAATTGGCCAACCACAGTTTCACCCATGCCCACAACAAATACACAGATTTCTACAAAAATGCAGACGCTGTGGTCCACGATTTTGATATTGCCAAAGACAGCCTGAAGCTTTTTGACAAAATCGCCAGAACTCCGGGAAGAAATATCTGGAGACTCAATAATATTAATGTTACAGATATTAAAAGCTCCACAGCAGCAGCAGACGGACTTAAAAAAGCCGGCTATAAAGTAATTGGCTGGGATCTTGAATGGAGACCTTCCCAGAAAATGACTTTAAAAGGAAGCCATGAAGCGATGATCAAGAAAGTGGACAGTATTTTCTTTAACGATCTTGAAAAAACATCCAGACACCTTGTGTTTCTTACCCATGACCAATATCTGAGAGATGCAGATTCTATCAACGAGCTGGATCTTTTTATTGAAAAATTACAGAAGAGCAACAAGTTTGTATTCAGAAAGATTTCACAATATCCTAAGATGAATGAGGTTTTGAATTAA
- a CDS encoding DUF72 domain-containing protein encodes MKKENLYIGCSGFYNNDWKGSLYPEDARSKDFLSLYSKTFNAVEINSTFYRKPTSKTLLKWHDETPGAFRFFIKIPKSVTHQNRLENSREEISAFCSHIQNSLKDKLSGFLYQLPPSFKNTPENTERIINNLDQRFLNVIEFRHNSWWQKELFDLLKKQNIIFSGVSFPGDLPEDLIINHPEILYYRLHGKPVLYKSAYSKEDMDILAEKIKNLPQTSFIFFNNTWGTAAIQNSLYLKSLLE; translated from the coding sequence ATGAAAAAAGAAAATCTTTACATAGGATGTTCAGGATTTTATAATAACGACTGGAAAGGGTCTTTATATCCTGAAGATGCCAGGAGTAAAGATTTTCTTTCTTTATACTCCAAAACATTCAATGCTGTAGAAATCAATTCTACTTTTTATAGAAAACCCACTTCAAAAACATTGCTGAAATGGCATGATGAAACGCCTGGCGCATTCAGGTTTTTTATTAAAATCCCCAAATCCGTTACCCATCAAAACAGACTTGAAAATTCCAGGGAAGAAATATCAGCTTTTTGCAGTCATATTCAAAACAGCCTGAAGGACAAGCTTTCCGGATTTCTCTATCAGCTCCCTCCTTCTTTTAAAAACACTCCGGAAAATACAGAACGTATCATCAATAATCTTGATCAACGTTTTCTGAATGTCATTGAATTCCGGCACAATTCATGGTGGCAAAAAGAGCTGTTTGATCTTCTAAAAAAACAGAACATTATTTTCTCCGGTGTAAGTTTTCCCGGTGATCTTCCCGAAGATCTTATCATCAATCATCCTGAGATACTTTATTACAGACTCCACGGAAAACCTGTTCTGTATAAATCAGCATACAGCAAAGAGGATATGGATATACTTGCTGAGAAAATTAAAAACCTGCCACAAACCTCTTTTATCTTTTTCAACAATACCTGGGGAACTGCTGCCATCCAAAATTCATTATACTTGAAAAGTCTTTTAGAATAA
- a CDS encoding heavy metal translocating P-type ATPase: MEQQYKILGMTCSGCQKKISDQLNSIDGITAEVSLENNTAIITSDHNIKLSVLNDALAEIGKYRLEDPNTPETAFVKPQDRVSPSSVYYCPMECEGDKVYFKQGERCPVCKMYLVPVEEKLAKDPNYRPTYSSTNLPESFKDNLGKYYCPMFCEGDKVYDEKGECPVCHMDLEPITEELTQKAASQHQHSHSHSHHDHHHSSNHESPKVTDEMAGKYYCPMYCEGDKTYDSNVGCPVCGMDLVKYPEKKTAKYTCPMHPEIIRDEPGDCPICGMDLVRMPDSGGDEEDETYNLLKRKFITSLVFTIPVFILSMGGMLINFPFSHQVQGFIELALTLPVMFYSGWFLLKRGWVSFKTWNLNMFSLIALGVAAAFIFSIAALIFPDIIPHEIRGHNHEIPLYFEAVCVILTLVILGQLMEAAAHKKTGNAIKELMNLSPDEANLMVNGEEKKVLLSQVKIGDLLKVKPGEKIPVDGKIMEGNSIVDESMITGEPVPVEKGADDKVSSGTINGNQVFIMKAEKVGDETLLSQIIKMVNEASRSKAPIQKLTDKVSKVFVPVVILIAVLTFMLWQFFGPEGKRSLFAFVNAVAVLIVACPCALGLATPMSLMVGIGKGAKNGILIKNAGALEQMNKVNVLITDKTGTLTEGKPSVEHIETANGDENQILKLAFSLNQNSEHPLSNAVIKRAKEENIASEKVDQFENISGKGVKGNINGKTAYLGNESLLTSHHITIPENVKKKAVEVQSKAHTISYIAQDQQVLGFISFTDRIKESSKKAVKQLMSEGIDVIMMTGDNEHTAKAVADELGITHFKANCLPEDKLNEVKKLQQQGKIVAMTGDGINDSPALAQSDVGIAMGTGTDVAIESAEITLLKGDILGVAKAKLLSEKLLRNIKENLFFAFIYNVLGVPVAAGLLYPFFGILLSPMIAAAAMSFSSLSVILNSLRLNSVDLDIK, translated from the coding sequence ATGGAACAACAGTATAAAATACTCGGAATGACCTGTTCCGGCTGCCAGAAGAAGATATCCGATCAACTGAACAGTATTGACGGCATTACTGCCGAAGTAAGCCTGGAAAACAATACTGCAATCATCACTTCTGATCACAACATAAAACTTTCAGTCTTGAATGATGCTTTGGCAGAAATAGGAAAATACAGACTTGAAGATCCCAATACCCCCGAAACAGCCTTTGTAAAGCCCCAGGACCGTGTATCCCCATCTTCAGTATACTATTGTCCAATGGAATGTGAGGGGGACAAAGTGTATTTCAAACAGGGAGAAAGATGCCCTGTCTGCAAAATGTATCTGGTTCCTGTTGAAGAAAAACTGGCTAAAGATCCCAACTATAGACCCACGTATTCATCAACAAACCTTCCTGAAAGTTTCAAAGACAATTTAGGAAAATACTATTGCCCCATGTTTTGTGAGGGTGATAAAGTATACGATGAAAAAGGAGAATGTCCGGTTTGCCATATGGATCTGGAACCTATCACTGAAGAGCTTACACAAAAAGCAGCTTCACAACACCAACATTCCCATTCTCACAGCCATCATGATCATCATCACAGCTCCAATCATGAAAGTCCTAAAGTGACTGATGAAATGGCGGGTAAATATTATTGTCCCATGTATTGTGAAGGTGATAAGACCTACGATTCTAATGTAGGATGTCCTGTCTGCGGGATGGATCTTGTAAAATATCCCGAAAAGAAAACCGCAAAATACACCTGTCCTATGCACCCGGAAATCATTCGTGATGAACCCGGAGACTGCCCGATCTGCGGAATGGATCTTGTAAGAATGCCAGACAGCGGAGGGGATGAAGAGGATGAAACCTACAATCTGTTAAAAAGGAAGTTCATTACTTCATTGGTATTTACCATTCCTGTTTTCATTCTTTCAATGGGTGGAATGTTGATCAACTTTCCTTTCTCCCATCAGGTTCAGGGATTCATTGAGCTTGCATTAACGCTTCCGGTGATGTTTTATTCAGGCTGGTTTCTGTTAAAAAGAGGCTGGGTTTCCTTCAAAACATGGAATCTCAATATGTTCAGCCTTATCGCTCTTGGAGTAGCTGCCGCATTTATTTTCAGTATTGCCGCTTTGATTTTCCCGGATATTATTCCCCATGAAATCCGCGGTCATAATCATGAGATTCCATTGTATTTTGAAGCGGTCTGTGTGATTTTAACCCTTGTCATTTTAGGTCAGCTGATGGAAGCAGCGGCCCATAAAAAAACAGGAAATGCCATCAAGGAATTAATGAATCTTTCACCGGACGAAGCCAATCTTATGGTCAACGGAGAAGAGAAAAAAGTGCTCCTTTCTCAGGTAAAAATAGGTGATTTACTGAAAGTAAAGCCTGGTGAAAAAATTCCGGTGGACGGAAAAATTATGGAAGGAAATTCAATTGTTGATGAAAGCATGATTACAGGAGAGCCTGTTCCTGTAGAAAAAGGAGCAGATGATAAAGTCTCTTCCGGAACCATAAACGGTAACCAGGTATTCATCATGAAGGCAGAAAAAGTAGGGGATGAAACACTTCTTTCACAGATCATTAAAATGGTGAACGAAGCCAGCCGCAGCAAAGCTCCTATCCAGAAACTTACCGACAAGGTTTCAAAAGTTTTTGTGCCGGTAGTAATCCTTATTGCTGTTCTCACTTTTATGCTGTGGCAGTTTTTCGGACCGGAAGGAAAAAGAAGTTTATTTGCTTTTGTAAATGCGGTAGCAGTTCTTATTGTAGCCTGCCCCTGTGCACTCGGTCTGGCAACTCCCATGTCTTTAATGGTGGGAATCGGAAAAGGCGCAAAAAACGGAATCCTGATTAAAAATGCAGGAGCGCTTGAGCAGATGAACAAAGTAAATGTTCTGATTACTGATAAAACCGGAACTTTAACGGAAGGAAAGCCTTCAGTAGAACATATTGAAACAGCAAATGGAGACGAGAACCAGATTTTAAAGCTGGCTTTTTCCCTGAATCAGAATTCTGAACACCCACTTTCCAACGCCGTTATAAAAAGAGCAAAAGAAGAGAATATAGCTTCCGAAAAAGTAGATCAGTTTGAAAATATCTCAGGAAAAGGTGTGAAAGGAAATATCAATGGAAAAACAGCTTATCTTGGCAACGAAAGTCTTCTGACCTCACATCACATTACGATTCCTGAAAATGTAAAGAAGAAAGCAGTAGAAGTACAGTCAAAAGCGCACACTATTTCGTACATCGCACAGGATCAGCAGGTGCTGGGATTCATAAGCTTTACCGATAGAATTAAAGAAAGCTCTAAAAAAGCAGTAAAACAGTTAATGAGCGAGGGAATAGATGTCATCATGATGACGGGTGATAATGAGCATACTGCTAAAGCTGTGGCAGATGAATTAGGCATCACCCATTTCAAAGCCAACTGTCTTCCCGAAGATAAGCTGAATGAAGTGAAAAAACTACAGCAGCAAGGTAAAATCGTAGCGATGACAGGAGACGGTATCAATGACTCTCCTGCCCTTGCCCAATCTGATGTAGGAATTGCCATGGGAACAGGGACAGATGTAGCCATTGAAAGTGCAGAGATCACTTTATTAAAGGGCGACATTCTGGGAGTAGCCAAAGCAAAGCTTCTCAGTGAAAAACTGCTCAGAAACATTAAAGAAAACCTGTTCTTTGCATTCATCTATAATGTTTTAGGGGTTCCGGTTGCGGCAGGATTATTGTATCCTTTCTTTGGAATTCTGTTATCACCCATGATTGCAGCTGCCGCCATGAGCTTCAGCTCCCTTTCTGTGATTCTGAATTCATTGAGACTCAATTCCGTAGATCTGGATATAAAATAA
- a CDS encoding helix-turn-helix domain-containing protein, translating to MKIFIKNMVCNRCIAAVENIFRNADVHVHTILLGEVETETDISPEKMQFIEKELLNTGFERIIDSAHQIVEKIKNLIIVKISEIDIPEDFLLSEFLSSKLHKDYSALSKTFSQNENITLEQFFILQKIEKVKELLLYNEFNLTEIAGKLGYKSVQHLSSQFRNTTGFTPTEFKKLKEHNRKALDNL from the coding sequence ATGAAAATCTTTATAAAGAACATGGTGTGTAACAGATGCATCGCAGCGGTGGAAAACATCTTCCGAAATGCAGATGTCCATGTACATACCATTCTGTTAGGTGAAGTAGAAACCGAAACCGATATTTCCCCTGAAAAAATGCAGTTCATAGAAAAAGAACTGCTAAATACAGGCTTTGAAAGAATAATAGATTCTGCCCATCAGATCGTAGAAAAAATCAAAAATCTGATCATTGTAAAAATAAGTGAGATTGACATTCCGGAAGATTTTCTGCTTTCGGAGTTTTTAAGTTCAAAACTTCACAAAGATTACAGTGCCCTGTCAAAAACATTTTCACAAAACGAAAACATTACATTAGAACAGTTCTTTATTCTTCAGAAAATTGAAAAAGTTAAAGAACTCCTTCTGTATAATGAATTTAACCTTACTGAAATTGCAGGAAAGCTTGGCTATAAAAGTGTACAGCATCTTTCATCCCAGTTCCGGAACACAACAGGCTTCACTCCTACTGAATTCAAAAAATTAAAAGAACACAACCGAAAAGCACTCGATAATCTATAA
- a CDS encoding acyl-CoA thioesterase: MNYHTRKWVKPEDLNPNHSLFGGRLLQWIDEEAALYAIIQLENTKVVTKFISEINFVSSAKQGDIIEIGIEATHFGSSSITLRCDVRNKMTHQTIITVEKIVMVNLDAEGNPAPHGKTRIEFVKDRLNNSL, from the coding sequence ATGAACTACCATACCAGAAAATGGGTAAAACCCGAAGACTTAAATCCTAATCACTCTCTTTTTGGGGGAAGATTACTGCAATGGATAGATGAAGAAGCAGCACTTTATGCCATTATCCAGCTGGAAAACACAAAAGTGGTAACCAAATTTATCTCTGAAATCAATTTTGTAAGTTCTGCAAAGCAGGGAGATATTATTGAAATAGGAATTGAAGCCACTCATTTCGGATCATCTTCTATTACATTAAGATGTGATGTGAGAAATAAGATGACTCACCAAACCATTATTACCGTAGAAAAAATTGTTATGGTAAACCTAGATGCAGAGGGCAACCCTGCTCCCCACGGCAAAACCCGGATTGAATTCGTAAAAGACAGGTTAAATAACAGCCTATGA
- a CDS encoding RNA recognition motif domain-containing protein → MNIFVSNINYATKEYELHDLFAEFGDVSSAKIVTDRETGRSRGFGFVEMGDEEGKQAIDALNQKEFNGKTLNVSEAKPREEKPRRSFDNNRGGGYGNNRGNGGGYGGNNRGGNGGGNRW, encoded by the coding sequence ATGAACATTTTTGTTTCAAACATCAATTACGCAACTAAAGAGTATGAGTTGCATGATCTATTCGCAGAATTTGGTGACGTATCATCAGCTAAAATCGTTACAGACAGAGAAACTGGACGTTCCAGAGGTTTCGGTTTTGTAGAGATGGGTGATGAAGAAGGAAAGCAAGCTATTGACGCTCTTAACCAAAAAGAATTTAACGGTAAAACTCTGAATGTATCTGAAGCTAAGCCAAGAGAAGAAAAGCCAAGAAGAAGCTTTGACAACAACAGAGGTGGTGGTTACGGAAACAACCGTGGTAACGGTGGTGGATACGGTGGAAACAACCGTGGAGGTAACGGCGGCGGAAACCGTTGGTAA
- a CDS encoding DUF4153 domain-containing protein, with protein MKTKFQETLSRANEVIFRYPMILTMALLASVGAIYIAETERSEITSYIRFTLCSCLGISLMFALKMLSQRIGKELLLQGAGVIFLICFYFILPDKKNNFTEVYLYIIAVTALLSHLLVSFIPFIEKNRELSFWQYNKNLFVNIFLTAVFTGVLTGGVELAILAIDKLFDFNFHGRIYRDTFFVLAILGSSFIFLLFNDKGLNSLEKDGTYPVVLKFFTQFILIPLLLIYVTILYFYSVRIIIHWELPRGWVSYLVLAYSVVGILALLLVHPLKEDHAKSWVKIFSKVFYYTIVPLIVLLFTAIFTRILEYGYTEPRYFVLLLALWLLSIVIYFIFGRKTSIKFIPVSLFLFGIFSMIFPYLNAFSVANRSQKAQLMNILNQNQLINASTINFQKKINDTVRNEIADKFEFLAKRKQGEFLSALLNDKDKTELADHIAQGTFYSVRYDIQNKFSDVNVTVKNTAYEMSRLVLIPEKQAVELGNYQYLISFYRYSRDAQQLNNDVFTLTDLLTEKSSLILKLNSREEIDFGPQILKLFEENKNKTGNVKVPEIAMESDLGKYHVKLIFNEITREKYSTDDTANIYYENVYILIRLK; from the coding sequence ATGAAAACAAAATTCCAGGAAACACTGAGCCGGGCCAATGAAGTCATTTTCCGATATCCTATGATTTTGACAATGGCTTTATTAGCTTCTGTTGGTGCTATATACATTGCCGAAACAGAACGCAGTGAAATCACTTCTTATATTAGATTCACCCTATGCTCCTGCCTTGGAATTTCATTGATGTTTGCCCTAAAAATGCTGTCGCAGAGAATCGGGAAAGAACTATTATTACAGGGAGCCGGAGTTATTTTTCTTATATGCTTTTATTTTATTCTACCCGATAAAAAGAATAACTTCACCGAAGTTTACCTCTATATCATTGCTGTTACCGCTTTACTCTCTCACCTTCTGGTTTCTTTTATTCCGTTTATTGAGAAAAACAGGGAACTCAGTTTCTGGCAGTATAACAAAAACCTCTTTGTCAACATCTTCCTTACAGCCGTATTTACAGGAGTTTTAACAGGCGGTGTAGAATTAGCTATTCTGGCAATTGATAAACTTTTTGATTTTAACTTTCATGGCAGAATTTACAGAGATACATTTTTTGTTCTCGCTATTCTCGGGAGCAGCTTTATTTTTCTTTTATTTAATGACAAAGGATTAAATAGCCTTGAAAAAGACGGGACTTATCCTGTTGTATTAAAATTTTTCACCCAGTTTATCTTAATTCCACTACTGCTTATCTATGTAACTATCCTTTATTTCTATTCTGTCAGGATAATAATCCACTGGGAGCTTCCAAGAGGATGGGTTTCTTATCTTGTTTTGGCGTACAGTGTTGTCGGTATTCTGGCATTATTGCTGGTACATCCGTTAAAAGAAGACCATGCAAAGTCATGGGTTAAAATATTTTCAAAGGTATTCTATTACACTATTGTTCCTTTAATTGTACTGCTTTTCACAGCCATTTTCACCCGAATTTTAGAATATGGCTATACGGAGCCCAGATATTTTGTTCTTCTGCTCGCCCTGTGGCTTCTAAGCATTGTTATCTATTTTATTTTTGGCAGAAAGACAAGCATAAAATTCATTCCGGTGAGCCTGTTTCTATTTGGAATCTTTTCAATGATTTTCCCCTATCTGAATGCTTTCAGCGTGGCCAACAGGAGCCAGAAAGCACAATTAATGAACATTTTAAATCAAAACCAGCTTATAAACGCCTCGACGATTAACTTTCAAAAGAAAATCAATGATACGGTACGCAATGAAATTGCAGATAAATTTGAATTTCTGGCTAAAAGAAAGCAGGGAGAGTTTTTATCAGCGTTACTAAACGACAAAGACAAGACAGAACTGGCCGATCATATTGCCCAAGGAACCTTTTATAGTGTGAGATATGATATCCAGAATAAATTCTCGGATGTGAATGTTACCGTAAAAAACACAGCCTATGAAATGAGCAGGCTGGTTCTTATTCCGGAAAAACAGGCTGTAGAACTAGGAAATTACCAATATTTAATTTCTTTCTACCGCTACAGCAGAGATGCGCAACAGCTGAATAACGATGTATTTACGCTTACAGACCTCCTGACTGAAAAATCTTCTTTAATCTTAAAATTAAATTCCCGGGAAGAAATAGATTTCGGACCTCAGATTCTCAAACTGTTTGAAGAAAATAAAAACAAAACCGGAAATGTAAAAGTTCCTGAAATCGCCATGGAATCTGATTTAGGCAAATATCATGTTAAACTTATTTTTAATGAAATCACAAGGGAAAAATATTCCACGGATGATACTGCCAACATTTATTACGAAAATGTATACATCCTGATAAGATTGAAATAA
- a CDS encoding BlaI/MecI/CopY family transcriptional regulator gives MKIHHLTAAEENFMKLFWKMESFYLKDVMQQHPEPKPHQNTVSTYLKILVEKGYLSTVKEGRIFKYTVLVPLEEYKKFLLKELSHNFFNTSGKEILELLLSEKLISQEDMKGYFDLKIEIKPSKIEEPKFEIAEEILSPKKEKKSKTKEKDKDKEKKKKKKKE, from the coding sequence ATGAAAATACATCATCTTACTGCCGCAGAAGAAAACTTTATGAAGCTGTTTTGGAAAATGGAATCTTTCTATCTGAAGGACGTTATGCAGCAGCATCCTGAACCGAAACCGCATCAGAATACGGTTTCCACTTATTTGAAAATATTAGTTGAAAAAGGCTATCTGTCTACTGTAAAAGAAGGAAGAATCTTCAAATATACTGTGCTGGTTCCTCTGGAAGAGTATAAAAAATTCCTCCTAAAAGAACTTTCGCATAACTTTTTCAACACTTCCGGAAAAGAAATTCTGGAGCTTTTATTAAGTGAAAAATTAATTTCACAGGAAGATATGAAAGGATATTTTGATCTTAAAATCGAAATAAAACCATCAAAAATTGAAGAACCAAAATTTGAGATTGCCGAAGAAATCCTAAGTCCGAAAAAAGAAAAGAAGAGTAAAACTAAAGAAAAAGACAAGGACAAAGAGAAAAAGAAAAAAAAGAAAAAGGAATAA